In Carya illinoinensis cultivar Pawnee chromosome 7, C.illinoinensisPawnee_v1, whole genome shotgun sequence, the following are encoded in one genomic region:
- the LOC122316815 gene encoding patellin-1-like, whose amino-acid sequence MAEEHQNPGPSTEDVVVEKPVADKVPPAPVPEVEATEQLAPVEGEVEAAQKPKTEDEEVKIAQSVSFKEETYVVAELPEPQKKALEELKLLIQGALNKHEFTAPPPPPPAKEEDKKDEKDKETGPSAEVPPKTEEPPKVESDETVAASTVEAKEEVPSKVETDESVTAPPPVEKKDEVVTEEVAAAGTVTETTPPVETKVEEKAPPAPITEVVAEEVVEKVTAAHEDGAKTVEAIKETIVVEVSAPPTTTEPAEPASEAAPPLPPPPPEEVSIWGIPLLEDERSDVILLKFLRARDLKVKDAFAMIKNAVRWRMEFGIDALLEEDHGNDWEKVVFTHGYDKEGHPVCYNVFREFQDKELYQNTFATEEKRHKFLKWRIQFLEKSIRNLDFSPTGISSIVQVNDFKNSFGIGKWELWQAIKQAVQLFQDNYPEFLAKQVFINVPWWYIAYNRMISPFLTQRTKSKFVFAGPSKSAETLFKYIAPEQVPAQYGGLKREEEEEFTTADPVTEVTIKPASKHTIEFPVAETGLLAWEVRVVGWDVSHGAEFVPTAEGGYTVIVQKTRKIAAADETVISNSFKVGEQGKVVLTFDNQTSKKKKLLYRSKTKPSSD is encoded by the exons ATGGCTGAGGAGCACCAAAATCCCGGGCCATCCACCGAGGATGTCGTTGTCGAGAAACCCGTCGCTGACAAAGTGCCTCCGGCCCCCGTACCGGAAGTCGAGGCAACGGAACAGTTGGCTCCGGTTGAGGGAGAGGTGGAGGCGGCCCAGAAGCCCAAGACCGAGGACGAGGAAGTGAAGATTGCTCAATCGGTCTCTTTCAAGGAAGAGACCTACGTAGTCGCAGAGCTACCGGAGCCGCAGAAGAAGGCACTTGAGGAGCTGAAGCTACTCATCCAGGGGGCCCTCAACAAGCACGAATTCACTGCTCCGCCGCCTCCTCCACCCGCTAAAGAAGAAGATAAGAAGGATGAGAAGGATAAGGAGACCGGTCCTTCTGCTGAAGTACCCCCTAAAACAGAAGAACCTCCCAAAGTGGAATCGGACGAGACTGTAGCAGCGTCAACTGTGGAAGCGAAAGAAGAAGTCCCTTCCAAGGTGGAGACAGACGAATCTGTAACTGCACCACCACCGGTGGAAAAGAAAGACGAGGTTGTTACTGAGGAGGTGGCCGCGGCGGGAACTGTGACTGAGACAACTCCTCCGGTTGAAACGAAAGTAGAAGAGAAGGCTCCACCGGCACCAATCACTGAGGTTGTCGCTGAGGAGGTGGTGGAAAAAGTGACGGCTGCCCATGAGGACGGCGCGAAGACCGTGGAGGCGATCAAAGAGACCATAGTAGTCGAGGTCTCGGCTCCTCCGACAACAACTGAACCAGCGGAGCCAGCTTCCGAGGCAGCGCCCCCTCTGCCTCCGCCCCCGCCTGAGGAGGTCTCCATCTGGGGTATCCCGCTGCTTGAGGACGAGAGAAGTGATGTGATCCTCTTGAAATTCCTAAGAGCCAGGGATTTGAAGGTCAAGGACGCTTTTGCTATGATCAAGAACGCTGTTCGCTGGCGCATGGAGTTCGGAATCGATGCCCTTCTCGAGGAAGACCATGGAAATGACTGGGAAAAGGTGGTGTTCACCCATGGGTATGACAAAGAAGGCCATCCAGTTTGCTACAACGTCTTCAGGGAGTTTCAGGACAAAGAATTGTATCAGAACACCTTTGCCACTGAGGAAAAGCGCCACAAGTTCCTCAAGTGGAGAATTCAGTTCTTGGAGAAGAGCATCAGGAACCTTGATTTCAGTCCTACTGGCATCTCCAGCATTGTTCAGGTCAACGATTTCAAGAATTCCTTTGGAATCGGCAAGTGGGAGCTCTGGCAGGCCATCAAGCAGGCCGTTCAACTGTTCCAGGATAACTACCCCGAGTTCCTGGCCAAACAG GTGTTTATCAACGTTCCATGGTGGTATATAGCCTATAATAGGATGATCAGTCCTTTCCTGACACAGAGGACCAAGAGCAAGTTTGTCTTTGCTGGCCCATCAAAGTCTGCCGAAACCCTTTTCAA ATATATAGCTCCTGAACAAGTACCAGCGCAGTACGGTGGGCTGAAgagggaggaggaagaggaattCACAACTGCTGACCCTGTTACGGAGGTTACAATTAAACCGGCATCCAAACACACCATTGAATTTCCAGTTGCTGAG ACCGGCCTGCTGGCTTGGGAAGTCAGAGTGGTGGGTTGGGATGTGAGTCATGGAGCTGAATTTGTGCCGACTGCGGAGGGCGGGTACACCGTGATCGTACAGAAGACAAGGAAGATTGCAGCTGCTGATGAAACTGTGATCTCCAACAGCTTCAAAGTTGGGGAGCAAGGGAAGGTGGTGCTTACTTTTGATAACCAAACCTCTAAGAAGAAGAAGCTGCTGTACAGGTCCAAGACCAAACCCTCCTCTGACTAA
- the LOC122315478 gene encoding protein NRT1/ PTR FAMILY 5.10-like — MWTIDCRVLLVNPVWFVEMAIPTVDTPPLLHTVDGAVDFKGRPVLRYDSGRWRSASFIIGVEVAERFAYYGISCNLITYLTGPLGQSTATAAENVNAWSGTSQLLPLLGAVVADSFLGRYRTIVLASLIYILGLGLLSVSAMLSSTSTSDYVRTKTTLESSHELQTILFFFSLYLVAIGQGGHKPCVQAFGADQFDGQDPEECKSKSSFFNWWYFGVCGAASVTVLVLSYIQDNLSWSLGFGIPCIVMVVALGIFLLGTRTYRYSVKGHEKSPFLRIGRVFVNAVRNWRTSPLAIAIEEEALGILPHRSSGECRFLNKALLSPHGSNEEGEVCTYSEVEEAKAILRIAPIWVTSLGYAIVFAQISTFFTKQGATMDRTIFPGFEIPAASLQCFVGLSIIILIPIYDRIFVPIARAFTGKPAGITMLQRIGTGMIFSIICMVVAALVEKKRLKTAQEYGQVNMPDATAPMSVWWLVPQYVLSGTADVFTIVGLQEFFYDQVPMEIRSVGLGLYLSILGVGSFLSSFLVSVIDEATGGDGQDSWFADNLNRAHLDYFYWLLAGIDGAALAAFLYFARSYIYNRRTTI; from the exons ATGTGGACTATCGACTGTCGAGTACTGTTGGTAAATCCCGTTTGGTTTGTAGAAATGGCCATTCCTACGGTTGACACGCCACCGCTATTACACACCGTCGATGGTGCCGTTGACTTCAAAGGCCGTCCGGTCCTCCGATATGATTCCGGGCGCTGGAGATCCGCATCTTTCATCATAG GTGTGGAGGTAGCGGAGAGGTTCGCATATTATGGGATAAGCTGCAACCTGATAACCTATTTGACGGGACCGCTGGGGCAGTCCACGGCCACTGCCGCAGAGAACGTGAACGCCTGGTCTGGAACGTCGCAGCTGTTGCCTTTATTGGGCGCAGTTGTGGCCGATTCTTTTCTGGGGCGCTACCGCACTATTGTCCTTGCTTCTCTCATCTACATCttg GGACTAGGCTTGTTGTCTGTGTCGGCTATGCTTTCTTCTACAAGCACTTCTGACTATGTACGCACCAAAACTACATTGGAGTCTTCGCATGAGCTCcaaacaattctttttttcttctctctgtaTCTAGTAGCAATTGGGCAAGGTGGGCACAAGCCTTGTGTTCAGGCTTTTGGAGCAGATCAGTTTGATGGACAAGATCCAGAGGAGTGCAAATCCAAAAGCTCATTCTTCAATTGGTGGTACTTTGGTGTATGTGGGGCTGCTTCTGTAACAGTTTTGGTCTTGAGCTATATACAAGACAATCTTAGTTGGAGTTTGGGTTTTGGAATCCCTTGTATTGTGATGGTGGTTGCACTGGGTATTTTCTTGCTTGGTACCAGGACTTATCGGTATAGTGTTAAAGGGCACGAAAAAAGCCCATTTTTGAGGATTGGTCGTGTGTTTGTAAATGCAGTTAGAAATTGGCGGACTTCCCCTTTGGCAATAGCTATTGAAGAGGAAGCTCTTGGAATTCTGCCTCATCGTAGCTCTGGAGAATGCAG GTTCCTCAACAAAGCCCTTCTGTCTCCACATGGTTCAAATGAAGAAGGTGAGGTTTGTACTTACAGTGAGGTTGAAGAAGCAAAGGCAATTCTTAGGATCGCTCCAATATGGGTTACAAGCTTGGGATATGCCATTGTTTTTGCTCAGATCTCAACTTTCTTTACCAAGCAAGGGGCTACCATGGACAGAACAATTTTCCCTGGCTTTGAGATACCGGCCGCTTCACTACAGTGTTTTGTCGGGCTgtccattattattttgattccCATATATGACCGCATCTTTGTTCCTATAGCAAGAGCGTTCACCGGGAAACCTGCCGGCATCACAATGTTACAGAGAATTGGAACTGGGATGATTTTCTCTATCATTTGCATGGTAGTTGCTGCTCTAGTTGAAAAGAAGAGGCTAAAAACTGCCCAAGAATACGGGCAGGTTAACATGCCTGATGCTACTGCTCCAATGAGTGTGTGGTGGTTGGTTCCTCAGTATGTACTGTCTGGAACTGCTGATGTTTTCACCATTGTTGGTCTGCAAGAGTTCTTCTACGACCAGGTCCCAATGGAAATAAGGAGTGTGGGTCTCGGCCTCTACCTCAGTATTTTAGGCGTGGGGAGCTTTTTGAGCAGCTTTCTTGTCTCTGTAATCGACGAAGCAACCGGTGGGGATGGACAGGATAGTTGGTTTGCTGATAATCTTAATCGGGCACATCTTGATTACTTTTATTGGCTACTGGCAGGAATCGATGGGGCTGCACTGGCTGCCTTCTTGTATTTTGCAAGATCTTACATTTATAATAGGCGAACAACGATTTAG
- the LOC122315477 gene encoding protein NRT1/ PTR FAMILY 5.10-like isoform X2, protein MPILRLCKAPSTSPSTTMAIPPLKPAPVVGGPHTSSSGLGLLTLSAGLVSTESHGRGRPMLPSLSNSDYTDPTKRMSSSPQLLEILFLFSLYLVAVGQGGQKPCVQAFGADQFDGADPKESKAKSSFFNWWFFAVCSGAVLTVLVSSYIQDNLSWSLGFGALCIIMIAGLCLFLFGTRTYRYSVRREEKSPFLRIGGVFVTALINWRKTSLPIAIDQEEAHGTLQHHSSQKFRFLNKALLFRAGLEGGGGKVYTVHDVEEAKAALSLIPIWGTSLVYAIVYAQCSTFFTKQGATMDRTIFPGFEMPAASLQSLIGLAIVLIIPIYDRIFVPVARNFTRKPSGITMLQRIGTGMLLSVICMVVAALVEKKRLETAREYGLVDMPNVTIPMGILWLVPQYVLSGIADVFALVGLQEFFYDQVPIELRSVGVALYLSILGVGSFLSSFLVSVIEAATGGIDGQASWFADNLNKAHLDYFYWLLAGLSAAAFTAFLFFSKSYIYVGSSSRM, encoded by the exons GGGCTAGGCTTGTTGACTCTGTCAGCTGGGTTGGTTAGTACAGAAAGTCATGGAAGAGGCAGGCCTATGCTTCCTTCTCTCAGCAATTCAGATTACACAGACCCAACCAAAAGAATGTCATCTTCTCCTCAGCTTTTAGAGATATTATTCTTGTTCTCTCTATATCTAGTAGCTGTTGGGCAAGGAGGACAGAAGCCCTGCGTTCAGGCATTTGGAGCTGATCAGTTCGATGGAGCAGATCCGAAGGAGTCCAAAGCCAAAAGCTCATTCTTTAATTGGTGGTTTTTCGCTGTATGTTCGGGTGCCGTTTTAACAGTTTTAGTCTCGAGTTACATACAAGACAACCTTAGCTGGAGTCTTGGATTCGGAGCCCTGTGCATTATCATGATCGCTGGACTGTGTCTCTTCTTGTTTGGAACCAGGACTTATCGGTACAGTGTAAGAAGGGAAGAAAAAAGCCCATTTCTGAGAATTGGCGGGGTCTTTGTTACTGCACTTATAAATTGGCGGAAGACCTCCCTGCCAATAGCTATTGATCAAGAGGAAGCTCACGGAACCTTGCAGCATCATAGCTCTCAAAAATTCAG GTTCCTCAACAAAGCCTTGCTGTTCCGAGCTGGTTTGGAAGGCGGTGGTGGAAAGGTTTATACCGTGCATGATGTTGAAGAAGCAAAGGCAGCTCTTAGTCTTATTCCTATATGGGGAACGAGCTTGGTGTATGCTATTGTATATGCGCAGTGCTCAACTTTCTTTACCAAGCAAGGGGCTACTATGGACAGAACAATATTTCCTGGTTTTGAGATGCCAGCGGCTTCACTACAATCCTTAATCGGCTTGGCCATTGTACTTATTATTCCCATATATGACCGCATTTTTGTTCCAGTAGCAAGAAATTTCACCAGGAAACCCTCTGGCATCACGATGCTGCAGAGAATTGGAACTGGGATGCTTTTATCTGTTATTTGCATGGTAGTTGCTGCTCTGGTTGAAAAGAAAAGGCTTGAAACTGCTCGAGAGTATGGGCTGGTCGATATGCCAAACGTGACTATACCGATGGGTATATTGTGGTTGGTTCCTCAGTACGTGTTGTCTGGAATTGCTGATGTATTCGCCTTGGTTGGTCTGCAAGAGTTCTTCTATGATCAGGTCCCAATTGAATTGAGGAGTGTCGGTGTGGCCCTCTACCTCAGTATTCTTGGCGTGGGCAGCTTTTTAAGCAGCTTTCTTGTCTCTGTCATTGAGGCAGCAACTGGCGGCATTGATGGCCAAGCTAGTTGGTTCGCTGATAATCTTAACAAGGCGCATCTCGATTACTTTTATTGGTTACTCGCTGGACTCAGTGCAGCTGCATTTACTGCCTTTctgtttttttcaaaatcttacaTTTACGTTGGGTCTAGCAGCAGAATGTAA